Proteins from a genomic interval of Lolium perenne isolate Kyuss_39 chromosome 1, Kyuss_2.0, whole genome shotgun sequence:
- the LOC127311455 gene encoding uncharacterized protein encodes MGKKQPATRTTGTAGDATSGKSRATGWERSKCTKNDLHKMRQFGLLSAAAEVKLAGDKTVPRPDEGWRVMFLAFIFRGLSLPAHEFLLGLLFVYGVQLHQLTPNSILHIACFITLCECFLGIDPHWGLWRRLFFIRRNATRTSVHVGGGTIIFVRAEAEYFDFKMAESIQNWRKKWVYIKDEKIGEQKFGLAPFDPTKEVKKLKSWDLPLIEAEFQETKPLGARIHALQTGEGKDLSGLQIMTHFLRVRVQPIQARVHAMWCYSGSKDPTRVSKEDLSTAELEKIARHFTTLTASDNIPSPCRVTPFDKKHPPPSDYIFLSCLPPVHEGGVEPEAAKESEATVDPKGDAEAIEEEEDALSESYHTEVSPPCQFAGRKGQREKETSRC; translated from the exons ATGGGGAAGAAACAACCAGCCACGCGCACCACGGGCACCGCCGGCGACGCTACCTCAGGGAAGTCTCGAGCCACAGGATGGGAAAGGTCAAAGTGCACCAAAAACGACCTCCACAAGATGCGCCAATTTGGGCTGCTTTCCGCGGCAGCGGAGGTGAAGCTTGCCGGCGACAAGACCGTTCCCCGTCCTGACGAAGGCTGGCGGGTAATGTTCCTCGCCTTCATTTTCCGTGGTCTTTCCCTTCCTGCCCACGAATTTCTTCTTGggcttctttttgtttacggcgTGCAGCTTCATCAGCTCACGCCAAACTCCATCTTGCACATCGCGTGCTTCATTACCTTGTGCGAGTGCTTCCTGGGCATCGACCCACACTGGGGCCTATGGAGGCGTTTGTTCTTTATCCGGCGAAACGCGACAAGGACCTCTGTCCATGTCGGCGGTGGCACCATCATCTTTGTTCGAGCCGAAGCCGAATACTTTGACTTCAAGATGGCCGAGTCCATCCAGAACTGGCGCAAGAAATGGGTCTACATCAAGGACGAGAAAATCGGAGAACAAAAGTTCGGTCTTGCCCCCTTCGACCCGACAAAAGAAGTGAAGAAGCTGAAGTCGTGGGATCTTCCATTGATTGAAGCCGAATTCCAGGAAACCAAGCCTCTTGGGGCCCGGATCCACGCCCTGCAAACCGGGGAAGGCAAAGATCTGTCGGGTCTGCAAATCATGACTCACTTCCTTCGGGTGCGAGTTCAGCCCATCCAAGCGAGAGTCCATGCCATGTGGTGTTACTCGGGATCCAAGGACCCGACAAGGGTTTCCAAGGAGGACTTGTCCACCGCTGAACTCGAGAAGATAGCTCGACACTTCACCACGCTCACCGCTTCAGACAACATCCCCTCCCCTTGTCGAGTTACACCGTTTGACAAGAAACATCCACCACCATCT GATTACATTTTCCTTTCTTGCCTTCCTCCAGTGCATGAGGGAGGGGTAGAACCCGAAGCCGCTAAAGAATCTGAAGCTACGGTGGATCCTAAGGGAGACGCAGAAGCTatcgaggaagaggaggatgctTTATCCGAATCTTACCATACCGAGGTTTCACCCCCCTGCCAATTCGCAGGACGAAAAGGCCAGAGGGAAAAGGAAACGAGCCGATGCTGA